In Arthrobacter sp. B3I9, the following are encoded in one genomic region:
- a CDS encoding 3-oxoacyl-ACP synthase III — protein sequence MIGNATFRHHNTALLSVTSVEAPRIVSSMEFDHKLASTLRRLKFPPKLLERVAGITHRRWWAPGTSFDDAAIEAGAKALAESGIEASEVGLLINTSVTRRNLEPSVAVKIHHALGLPSSAMNFDLANACLGFVNGLTLAANMIDSGQIKYAVIVNGEDAQATQEATLARLQRPETTRDDFNREFATLTLGSGAAAAVLGPADQHPGAHRIVGGVMRAGTEHHELCVGGIDGMATDTKGLLDGGLQLVMDAWHEAQPEWDWTSMDRYVTHQVSNAYTQAIIEAIDLDPDKVPITFPHWGNVGPASLPMTLAAEAQNLAAGNRVLCMGVGSGLNTAMVEIVW from the coding sequence CACAAGCTGGCGTCGACCCTGCGCCGGTTGAAGTTCCCCCCCAAGCTGCTCGAGCGGGTGGCCGGTATCACGCACCGGCGCTGGTGGGCGCCCGGGACCTCATTCGACGACGCCGCCATCGAGGCGGGTGCCAAAGCCCTGGCCGAGTCCGGCATCGAGGCATCGGAGGTTGGCCTGCTGATCAATACCTCCGTGACCCGGCGGAACCTCGAACCGTCTGTGGCGGTGAAGATCCACCACGCACTGGGCCTGCCCTCGTCAGCCATGAACTTCGATCTCGCCAACGCCTGCCTGGGATTCGTGAACGGCCTGACCCTGGCCGCCAACATGATCGACTCCGGCCAGATCAAGTATGCGGTGATCGTCAACGGTGAGGACGCCCAGGCCACTCAGGAGGCCACGCTGGCCCGGCTGCAGCGGCCGGAGACCACCCGCGACGACTTCAACCGCGAGTTCGCGACGCTGACCCTCGGCTCCGGAGCCGCTGCGGCCGTGCTGGGCCCGGCGGACCAGCACCCGGGGGCGCACCGGATCGTCGGCGGCGTGATGCGCGCCGGTACGGAGCACCATGAGCTGTGCGTAGGCGGCATCGACGGCATGGCCACCGACACCAAGGGCCTGCTCGACGGCGGCCTGCAGCTCGTGATGGACGCCTGGCACGAGGCGCAGCCGGAGTGGGACTGGACCTCCATGGACCGGTACGTCACCCACCAGGTGAGCAATGCCTATACCCAGGCCATCATCGAAGCCATCGACCTGGACCCGGACAAGGTGCCGATCACGTTCCCGCACTGGGGCAACGTGGGCCCGGCTTCGCTCCCCATGACCCTGGCCGCCGAAGCGCAGAACCTCGCGGCCGGGAACCGCGTGCTGTGCATGGGCGTCGGTTCGGGCCTCAACACCGCCATGGTGGAAATCGTTTGGTAG